A stretch of Bordetella genomosp. 13 DNA encodes these proteins:
- a CDS encoding RraA family protein produces MTTQDRNVARAAELDCAALSDALDRLCIAGQCYKIKPCDPSFRMTGRAYTVQYEPATSSEGHVGEYIDDVEPGSVIVIDNRGRDDVGTWGNILTEMAHRRGMAGTLIDGNCRDVALSRGIGYPIFSRDWWMRTGKGRIQLKALQVPVTIGGVVVSPGDIVRGDADGVVVLPRSRETELLDIAEDISRKEAAIRDAIRAGSRLDEARSKHQYHALQSPDYKEK; encoded by the coding sequence ATGACCACCCAAGATCGCAACGTCGCCCGCGCCGCCGAACTCGACTGCGCCGCGCTGAGCGACGCGCTCGACCGCCTATGCATCGCCGGGCAGTGCTACAAGATCAAGCCCTGCGATCCGTCCTTCCGCATGACGGGCCGCGCGTACACGGTGCAGTACGAGCCGGCCACGAGCTCCGAGGGGCACGTCGGGGAGTACATCGACGACGTCGAGCCCGGCAGCGTCATCGTCATCGACAACCGCGGCCGCGACGACGTCGGCACCTGGGGCAACATCCTTACCGAAATGGCGCATCGGCGCGGAATGGCCGGCACGCTGATCGACGGCAATTGCCGCGACGTGGCGCTGTCGCGCGGCATCGGCTATCCGATTTTCAGCCGCGACTGGTGGATGCGCACGGGCAAGGGCCGTATCCAGCTCAAGGCGCTGCAGGTACCCGTGACCATCGGCGGCGTGGTGGTCAGCCCTGGCGACATCGTGCGCGGCGACGCGGACGGCGTGGTGGTGCTGCCGCGCAGCCGCGAGACCGAGCTGCTCGACATCGCCGAGGACATCTCGCGCAAAGAGGCGGCGATCCGCGACGCCATCCGTGCCGGATCGCGACTGGACGAGGCCCGCAGCAAGCACCAGTATCACGCGCTGCAAAGCCCCGACTACAAGGAAAAGTAG
- a CDS encoding Bug family tripartite tricarboxylate transporter substrate binding protein, translated as MSKSLGQTIVVENRPGASGNIAANNVARANPDGYTLLSGYSMFHVGNPVMFKNLDWDPVRDFAPVAMLVVSPHVVAVHPSVPVKTLKEYVEYARANPGKLNYATSGNGSVPHVGMELFKQTNKIQVVHVPYKGAGPAVQDVLAGNVESIVATLPSVASFVNAGKLKALAVASKTRSPLLPDVPTAAEAGFPGFELEAWVALFAPAKTPQPAIDKLSSAVRDALKDPSVVRSLDAAGAQPSYLSPADLAKQVDADIAHWQPVIRNANIKVD; from the coding sequence ATGTCCAAGAGCCTGGGGCAGACCATCGTTGTCGAGAATCGGCCCGGCGCCAGCGGCAACATCGCGGCCAACAACGTCGCACGCGCGAACCCCGATGGCTACACGTTGCTGTCCGGCTACTCGATGTTCCACGTCGGCAATCCGGTGATGTTCAAGAACCTGGACTGGGACCCCGTGCGTGACTTCGCGCCGGTGGCCATGCTGGTAGTGTCGCCTCATGTGGTCGCGGTGCATCCGTCGGTGCCCGTGAAGACACTGAAGGAATACGTCGAGTACGCGCGCGCCAATCCAGGCAAGCTGAACTACGCCACGTCGGGCAACGGGTCGGTTCCGCACGTGGGCATGGAGCTTTTCAAACAGACCAACAAGATCCAGGTGGTGCACGTGCCCTACAAGGGCGCGGGCCCGGCGGTGCAGGACGTGCTGGCGGGCAATGTCGAGAGCATCGTTGCGACGCTGCCGTCGGTGGCCAGCTTCGTCAATGCCGGCAAGCTGAAAGCCCTGGCGGTGGCCAGCAAGACGCGTTCCCCCTTGCTGCCTGACGTGCCGACCGCCGCCGAGGCCGGCTTCCCGGGCTTCGAGCTCGAGGCCTGGGTGGCATTGTTCGCGCCCGCCAAGACGCCTCAACCCGCGATCGACAAGCTGTCGTCCGCGGTGCGCGACGCGCTGAAGGATCCTTCCGTGGTGCGCTCGCTGGACGCGGCCGGCGCGCAACCCAGTTACCTGTCGCCGGCCGACCTGGCCAAGCAGGTGGACGCGGACATCGCGCATTGGCAGCCGGTCATCCGAAACGCCAACATCAAGGTCGATTGA
- a CDS encoding GntR family transcriptional regulator: MTHAAAAQSPQVNTPERIRVLIEREIEQGRLLPGSPLDEKALARSYGVSRTPVREALLMLAAQKLVKIVPRSGTYVHRPAADELIALLECLGEMEGLAARLAASRMASDQRDQLRALHAQCAELARRGDRGSYETANLQLHAAIHHGGGNAVILEQITNARRRLAAFRRNVFDRPGRLQTSHAEHDLVVQAICDGDAPTAGDAMRDHIIGKGKAYADLVLASR; this comes from the coding sequence GTGACCCATGCCGCCGCCGCGCAAAGCCCGCAAGTCAATACGCCGGAACGCATCCGCGTGCTGATCGAACGGGAGATCGAGCAGGGCCGACTGCTGCCTGGCTCGCCGCTGGACGAGAAGGCCCTGGCACGCAGCTATGGCGTGTCCCGCACGCCGGTGCGCGAGGCGCTGCTGATGCTGGCGGCACAGAAGCTGGTCAAGATCGTGCCGCGCTCGGGCACCTACGTGCACCGGCCGGCGGCCGACGAGTTGATCGCGTTGCTGGAGTGCCTGGGCGAGATGGAAGGCCTGGCGGCGCGGCTGGCCGCCAGCCGCATGGCCTCGGACCAGCGCGACCAGTTGCGGGCACTGCATGCGCAGTGCGCCGAACTGGCCCGGCGCGGTGATCGCGGCTCGTACGAAACCGCCAACCTGCAGCTCCACGCCGCGATCCACCATGGCGGCGGCAACGCCGTCATCCTCGAACAGATCACCAACGCGCGGCGCCGCCTGGCGGCCTTCCGACGCAATGTGTTCGACCGCCCCGGCCGCCTGCAGACTTCGCACGCGGAGCACGACCTGGTCGTGCAGGCGATCTGTGACGGCGATGCGCCAACCGCCGGCGACGCGATGCGCGACCACATCATCGGCAAGGGCAAGGCCTACGCCGACCTGGTGCTTGCAAGCCGCTGA
- a CDS encoding bile acid:sodium symporter family protein, whose translation MSRLARFLPDRFTLLLIATVIIASLVPAHGQGIVAFGWITNLAVALLFFLHGARLSRDAIVAGITHWRLHATIFSATFLMFPILGVLLKPVLEPLVTPQLYVGILFLCCLPATVQSAIAFTSMARGNVPAAVCSASASSLLGIFVTPLLVGTVVASAASAPISFDAVIKIMLQLLLPFVLGQLARRWIGAWVHKRKALLKWVDQGSILLVVYTAFSEAVNEGLWQNTPLPALLGLVACCAVILALALLGSQLLGKLFGFSLPDRITLLFCGSKKSLATGVPMAQVIFAGQAVGAIVLPLMLFHQIQLMVCAVLAARYARRPETAE comes from the coding sequence ATGTCACGCCTTGCCCGCTTTCTGCCGGACCGCTTCACCCTCCTCCTCATCGCCACCGTCATCATCGCCAGCCTCGTCCCCGCGCACGGGCAAGGCATTGTCGCGTTCGGCTGGATCACCAACCTGGCGGTCGCGCTGCTGTTCTTCCTGCACGGCGCCCGGCTGTCGCGCGACGCTATCGTGGCCGGCATCACGCACTGGCGCCTGCACGCCACCATCTTCTCGGCCACGTTCCTGATGTTCCCCATCCTGGGCGTGCTGCTCAAGCCGGTGCTCGAGCCGCTGGTGACGCCGCAGCTGTACGTGGGCATCCTGTTCCTGTGCTGCCTGCCCGCCACCGTGCAATCCGCCATCGCGTTCACGTCGATGGCGCGCGGCAACGTGCCGGCCGCGGTATGCAGCGCGTCGGCCTCCAGCCTGCTCGGCATCTTCGTCACGCCGCTGCTGGTGGGCACCGTGGTGGCCAGCGCGGCCAGCGCCCCCATCTCGTTCGACGCCGTGATCAAGATCATGCTGCAGCTGCTGCTGCCCTTCGTGCTGGGGCAACTGGCGCGGCGCTGGATCGGCGCCTGGGTGCACAAGCGCAAGGCGCTGTTGAAATGGGTCGACCAGGGGTCGATCCTGCTGGTGGTCTACACCGCGTTCTCGGAAGCCGTGAACGAAGGCCTGTGGCAGAACACCCCGCTGCCCGCGCTGCTGGGCCTGGTGGCATGCTGCGCGGTGATCCTGGCCTTGGCGCTGCTGGGCTCGCAGCTGCTGGGCAAACTGTTCGGCTTCAGCCTGCCCGACCGCATCACGCTGCTGTTCTGCGGCTCGAAGAAAAGCCTTGCCACCGGCGTGCCCATGGCGCAGGTCATCTTCGCCGGACAGGCCGTGGGCGCCATCGTGCTGCCGCTGATGCTGTTCCACCAGATCCAGCTGATGGTGTGCGCCGTGCTGGCGGCACGCTATGCGCGCCGCCCTGAAACCGCCGAGTAA
- a CDS encoding replicative DNA helicase codes for MNTPADSQLEYLRVPPHSVEAEQSVLGGLLLDNAAWDRIADVLVEDDFYRHDHRLIWQHIARLIGLARPADVITVHESLHSAGKSEEIGGLAYINALAHNTPSAANIRRYAEIVRERAMLRKLVSIADEISSAALNPQGKEARQLLDEAESKVFKISQEGERGSAGFQEIQPLLSQVVERIDELYHRDSDSDVTGVPTGFDDLDKMTSGLQPGDLVIVAGRPSMGKTSFSMNIGEHVAIEQGLPVAVFSMEMGAVQLAMRMLGSVGMLDQHRMRTGKLLAEDWPRVTHAVQLMQDSQVYIDETPALSPMEVRARARRLARQCGQLGLIIIDYLQLMSGNGGGENRATEISEISRSLKGLAKELNCPLIALSQLNRSLEQRPNKRPVMSDLRESGAIEQDADLILFIYRDEVYNPDSPDKGTAEIIIGKQRNGPIGTVRLTFQGMSTRFLNFAAAPQY; via the coding sequence ATGAATACTCCTGCCGATTCCCAGCTCGAATACCTGCGTGTCCCACCCCATTCCGTCGAGGCCGAGCAGTCCGTGCTGGGCGGGCTGCTGTTGGACAACGCCGCCTGGGACCGTATCGCCGACGTGCTGGTCGAGGACGATTTCTACCGGCACGACCATCGCCTCATCTGGCAGCACATTGCCCGCCTGATCGGACTGGCGCGTCCCGCCGACGTGATCACGGTGCACGAGTCGCTGCACAGCGCGGGCAAGTCGGAAGAGATCGGCGGGCTGGCCTACATCAACGCGCTGGCGCACAACACGCCTTCGGCGGCCAACATCCGCCGCTACGCCGAAATCGTCCGCGAGCGGGCCATGCTGCGCAAGCTGGTGTCGATCGCCGACGAGATCTCGTCGGCGGCCCTCAATCCGCAGGGCAAGGAAGCCCGCCAACTGCTGGACGAGGCCGAGTCCAAGGTGTTCAAGATCTCGCAAGAGGGCGAACGCGGCTCCGCCGGCTTCCAGGAAATCCAGCCCCTGCTCAGCCAGGTGGTCGAGCGCATCGACGAGCTGTACCACCGCGACAGCGATTCCGACGTCACGGGCGTGCCCACCGGCTTCGACGACCTGGACAAGATGACCTCGGGCCTGCAGCCGGGCGACCTCGTCATCGTGGCGGGACGTCCGTCCATGGGCAAGACCTCGTTCTCGATGAACATCGGTGAACACGTCGCCATCGAGCAGGGCCTGCCCGTCGCGGTGTTCTCCATGGAAATGGGCGCCGTGCAGCTGGCCATGCGTATGCTGGGCTCGGTGGGCATGCTGGACCAGCATCGCATGCGTACCGGCAAGCTGCTGGCCGAGGATTGGCCGCGCGTCACGCATGCCGTGCAGCTGATGCAGGACTCGCAGGTCTACATCGACGAGACGCCCGCGCTCAGTCCCATGGAAGTGCGCGCCCGCGCGCGCCGGCTGGCGCGCCAGTGCGGCCAGCTGGGCCTGATCATCATCGACTACCTGCAGCTGATGTCGGGCAACGGCGGAGGCGAGAACCGCGCCACCGAAATCTCGGAAATCAGCCGTTCGCTGAAGGGCCTGGCCAAAGAGTTGAACTGCCCGCTGATCGCGCTGTCGCAGCTCAACCGAAGCCTCGAACAGCGTCCCAACAAGCGTCCCGTGATGAGCGACCTGCGCGAATCCGGCGCCATCGAACAGGACGCGGACCTGATCCTGTTCATTTACCGGGACGAGGTCTACAACCCCGACTCGCCCGACAAGGGTACGGCCGAGATCATCATCGGCAAGCAGCGTAACGGCCCCATCGGCACCGTGCGGCTCACCTTCCAGGGCATGAGCACGCGCTTCCTGAATTTCGCGGCGGCGCCGCAGTACTGA
- the rplI gene encoding 50S ribosomal protein L9 has product MQVILLEKVVNLGNLGEVVRVRDGYARNFLIPQKMARRATDAALKEFEARRAELEKVQAEKLAAAQALGERVNGYQLKISQKAGVDGRLFGSVTNADVADALRKAGFEGIEKAQVRLPNGHLKAVGEYPLQVALHPDVMVDVTVQVEGEMA; this is encoded by the coding sequence ATGCAAGTAATCCTGCTCGAAAAAGTCGTCAACCTCGGCAACCTGGGCGAAGTCGTCCGCGTTCGCGATGGCTACGCTCGCAACTTCCTGATCCCGCAGAAGATGGCGCGCCGCGCCACCGACGCCGCCCTGAAGGAGTTCGAGGCCCGTCGCGCCGAACTGGAAAAGGTCCAGGCCGAGAAGCTGGCCGCCGCCCAGGCCCTGGGCGAGCGCGTCAACGGTTACCAGCTGAAGATTTCGCAGAAGGCCGGTGTCGACGGCCGCCTGTTCGGCTCGGTCACCAATGCCGACGTGGCCGACGCGCTGCGCAAGGCTGGTTTCGAAGGCATCGAAAAGGCGCAGGTGCGCCTGCCCAACGGCCACCTGAAGGCCGTCGGCGAATACCCGCTGCAAGTCGCCCTGCACCCCGACGTGATGGTCGACGTCACGGTTCAGGTCGAAGGCGAAATGGCCTGA
- the rpsR gene encoding 30S ribosomal protein S18: MMAFGKRKEKRKFTQQNPLFKRRKFCRFTAAGVEEIDYKDLDTLRDFVQENGKIIPARLTGTRAIYQRQLDTAVKRARFLALLPYTDNHK, encoded by the coding sequence ATCATGGCTTTCGGAAAACGCAAGGAAAAACGTAAATTCACGCAGCAGAACCCGCTCTTCAAGCGCCGCAAGTTCTGCCGCTTCACCGCCGCCGGCGTTGAAGAGATCGACTACAAGGATCTCGACACCCTGCGCGATTTCGTGCAGGAAAACGGCAAGATCATTCCGGCCCGCCTGACGGGCACCCGGGCAATCTACCAGCGCCAACTGGATACGGCCGTCAAGCGCGCCCGCTTCCTGGCCCTGCTGCCCTACACCGACAACCACAAGTAA
- the priB gene encoding primosomal replication protein N, with protein sequence MNTVELDARVIEREPLRHTPGGLPAIEMLLSHESDVVEAGHPRRVSLTIAAVALGDLAMLLADIPLGTDLRIQGFLAPVRKDSVKLRLHMQRAGRIGGSAGGDPPVA encoded by the coding sequence ATGAATACCGTGGAGCTGGACGCGCGCGTCATCGAACGCGAGCCTCTGCGCCATACGCCAGGCGGACTGCCGGCGATCGAAATGCTGTTGTCCCATGAATCGGACGTCGTCGAGGCAGGACATCCGCGCCGAGTCTCGCTCACCATTGCCGCGGTGGCATTGGGCGACCTGGCGATGCTGCTGGCCGATATCCCGCTGGGCACCGACCTGCGCATACAGGGTTTTTTGGCCCCCGTACGCAAGGATTCGGTAAAGCTCAGGCTGCATATGCAGCGGGCGGGCAGGATCGGCGGCAGCGCCGGAGGCGACCCTCCGGTGGCGTGA
- the rpsF gene encoding 30S ribosomal protein S6, whose protein sequence is MRHYEVVFIVHPDQSEQVPAMVERYQSLVTGQGGAVHRLEDWGRRQLAYPIQKLVKAHYVCMNIECGQATLDELEHSFRYNDAVLRHLVIKTKKAPAAASIMMKSVEREEARKASAESAPAAQAAE, encoded by the coding sequence ATGCGCCACTACGAAGTAGTGTTTATCGTCCATCCCGACCAGAGCGAGCAGGTGCCCGCCATGGTCGAGCGCTACCAGTCGCTCGTCACGGGCCAGGGCGGTGCCGTGCACCGTCTGGAAGACTGGGGCCGTCGTCAACTGGCCTACCCGATCCAGAAGCTGGTCAAGGCCCACTACGTCTGCATGAACATCGAGTGCGGCCAGGCTACCCTGGACGAGCTCGAGCACTCGTTCCGCTACAACGACGCCGTGCTGCGCCACCTGGTCATCAAGACCAAGAAGGCCCCCGCCGCCGCCTCGATCATGATGAAGTCGGTCGAGCGTGAAGAGGCCCGCAAGGCTTCGGCGGAATCGGCGCCCGCGGCTCAGGCCGCCGAGTAA
- the folE2 gene encoding GTP cyclohydrolase FolE2: MNSPIDPAIVMPDVQSSADTRHIPIQRVGIRGVRHPMLVQAADGAAQPTVANWTLTVALPPEEKGTHMSRFVALLEKYRAIPMTPALFADMAREMLPLLHAERGDITASFPYFINKSAPVSGVQSLLDYEVQWIARASGQDVEFELVVQVPVTSLCPCSKAISEYGAHNQRSHVTVSAILAGEIVMDQVIRLVEDEASCELWGLLKRPDEKYVTERAYDNPKFVEDLVRDVAARLHAHPGIVRFRVEAENFESIHNHSAYAVVEG, from the coding sequence ATGAATTCCCCGATCGATCCCGCCATTGTGATGCCCGATGTGCAGAGTTCCGCGGACACGCGGCACATCCCCATCCAGCGCGTCGGCATCCGCGGCGTGCGCCACCCCATGCTCGTGCAGGCCGCCGACGGCGCCGCGCAGCCCACGGTGGCCAACTGGACGCTGACCGTGGCGCTGCCGCCGGAAGAGAAGGGCACGCACATGTCGCGCTTCGTCGCGCTGCTCGAGAAATACCGCGCCATCCCCATGACGCCGGCGCTGTTCGCCGATATGGCGCGCGAGATGCTGCCGCTGCTGCACGCCGAGCGCGGCGACATCACGGCGTCGTTCCCGTACTTCATCAACAAATCCGCGCCGGTGTCGGGCGTGCAAAGCCTGCTCGACTACGAAGTCCAGTGGATCGCACGGGCATCGGGCCAGGACGTCGAGTTCGAGCTCGTGGTCCAGGTGCCCGTCACCAGCCTGTGCCCCTGTTCCAAGGCCATCTCCGAATACGGCGCGCACAACCAGCGCTCGCACGTCACGGTGTCGGCCATCCTGGCGGGCGAGATCGTCATGGACCAGGTCATCCGCCTGGTCGAGGACGAGGCGTCGTGCGAGTTGTGGGGCCTGCTCAAGCGCCCCGACGAGAAGTACGTCACCGAGCGCGCCTACGACAATCCCAAGTTCGTCGAAGACCTGGTCCGCGACGTGGCCGCGCGCCTGCACGCGCATCCGGGCATCGTGCGCTTCCGCGTCGAGGCCGAGAACTTCGAGTCCATCCATAACCACTCGGCCTACGCCGTGGTCGAGGGCTGA
- the dxs gene encoding 1-deoxy-D-xylulose-5-phosphate synthase gives MTTEILDRIASPADLRRMDRRELKRLADELRGFVLESVSRTGGHLSSNLGTVELTLALHYVFDTPHDRIVWDVGHQSYPHKILTGRREGMAHLRQQGGISGFPKRSESEYDAFGTAHSSTSISAALGMAVASRNAGIPRQHIAVIGDGAMSAGMAFEAMNNAGVTPDVNLLVVLNDNDMSISPPVGALNRYLARLMSGRFYATARNVGKAVLQHVPPMLELARRFEEHAKGMVTPATLFEELGFNYVGPIDGHDLDALVPTLQNLRALQGLQFLHVVTRKGQGYKLAEADPVLYHGPGKFDPAVGIQKAKTPAKKTYTQVFGQWLCDMAQQDERLVGITPAMREGSGLVEFEQRFPQRYFDVGIAEQHAVTFAAGLACEGQKPVVAIYSTFLQRGYDQLIHDVALQNLDVTFALDRAGLVGADGATHAGNYDIAYLRCVPNMVVATPSDESECRQLLTTCYLHPGPASVRYPRGAGIGAEVGASLEALPLGKGVVRREGRRIAILGFGTLVHAALQAAEKLDATVADMRFVKPIDRDLLLDLASRHEALVTVEEAAIMGGAGSAVTEALNEAGISLPVLQLGLPDVFIDHGDQAALLAGIGLDAAGIEASIRARFGEPAA, from the coding sequence ATGACCACAGAAATTTTGGACCGCATCGCTTCCCCTGCAGATCTCCGGCGCATGGATCGCCGCGAGCTCAAGCGCCTGGCCGACGAACTGCGCGGCTTCGTGCTCGAATCGGTCTCGCGCACGGGCGGCCATCTGTCCTCGAACCTGGGCACGGTCGAACTGACGCTGGCGCTGCACTACGTCTTCGACACGCCGCACGACCGCATCGTCTGGGACGTCGGCCACCAATCGTATCCGCACAAGATCCTGACCGGCCGGCGCGAAGGCATGGCGCACCTGCGGCAGCAGGGCGGCATCTCGGGCTTTCCCAAGCGCAGCGAGTCGGAATACGACGCCTTCGGCACCGCGCACTCGTCCACCTCCATCTCGGCGGCGCTGGGCATGGCGGTGGCCTCGCGCAACGCCGGCATTCCGCGCCAGCACATCGCCGTCATCGGTGACGGCGCCATGTCGGCGGGCATGGCCTTCGAGGCCATGAACAACGCGGGCGTCACCCCGGACGTGAACCTGCTGGTGGTGCTCAACGACAACGACATGTCGATCTCGCCGCCGGTGGGAGCGCTCAATCGCTACCTCGCGCGCCTGATGTCGGGCCGCTTCTACGCCACCGCGCGCAACGTGGGCAAGGCCGTGCTGCAGCACGTGCCGCCCATGCTCGAACTGGCGCGCCGCTTCGAAGAACACGCCAAGGGCATGGTCACGCCGGCCACGCTGTTCGAAGAACTGGGCTTCAACTACGTGGGCCCGATCGACGGCCACGATCTCGACGCCCTGGTGCCCACGCTGCAGAACCTGCGCGCGCTGCAGGGCCTGCAGTTCCTGCACGTGGTCACGCGCAAGGGGCAGGGCTACAAGCTGGCCGAGGCGGACCCCGTGCTGTATCACGGTCCGGGCAAGTTCGATCCCGCGGTCGGCATCCAGAAGGCCAAGACGCCCGCCAAGAAAACCTACACGCAGGTGTTCGGCCAGTGGCTGTGCGACATGGCGCAGCAGGACGAGCGCCTGGTCGGCATCACGCCGGCCATGCGCGAGGGCAGCGGCCTGGTCGAGTTCGAGCAGCGTTTCCCGCAGCGCTATTTCGACGTGGGCATCGCCGAACAGCACGCGGTCACGTTCGCTGCCGGCCTGGCCTGCGAAGGCCAGAAACCGGTGGTCGCCATCTATTCCACCTTCCTGCAGCGCGGCTACGACCAGCTCATCCACGACGTGGCGCTGCAGAACCTGGACGTGACCTTCGCGCTGGACCGCGCCGGCCTGGTGGGCGCCGACGGCGCGACCCACGCCGGCAACTACGACATCGCCTATCTGCGCTGCGTGCCCAACATGGTGGTGGCCACGCCCTCCGACGAAAGCGAGTGCCGCCAGCTGCTTACCACCTGTTATCTCCATCCCGGCCCGGCCTCCGTGCGCTATCCGCGCGGCGCGGGCATCGGCGCCGAGGTCGGCGCGTCGCTCGAAGCGCTCCCGCTGGGCAAGGGCGTGGTGCGCCGCGAGGGTCGCCGCATCGCCATCCTGGGCTTCGGCACGCTGGTGCATGCCGCCCTGCAGGCTGCCGAGAAACTGGATGCCACGGTGGCCGACATGCGCTTCGTCAAGCCCATCGACCGCGACCTGCTGCTCGACCTAGCCTCGCGCCACGAGGCGCTGGTCACGGTGGAAGAGGCCGCGATCATGGGCGGCGCCGGCAGCGCCGTCACCGAGGCGCTGAACGAGGCCGGCATCAGCCTGCCCGTACTGCAGCTCGGCCTGCCCGACGTGTTCATCGATCACGGCGACCAGGCGGCCCTGCTGGCCGGCATCGGTCTGGACGCGGCCGGCATCGAGGCGTCGATCCGGGCCCGCTTCGGCGAGCCGGCGGCCTGA
- a CDS encoding polyprenyl synthetase family protein → MKQNHLAFADWLQDCATHVEQVLDELLPAADTAPARLHEAMRYAVLGGGKRVRAALVYAAGQACPISGSTLAVDASLDRAAAAVELIHAYSLVHDDLPCMDDDTLRRGRPTAHVRFDEATAMLAGDAMQPLAFELLAEMPIAPALALQASRVLARAAGSLGMAGGQAIDLDSVGRSLTRDELQTMHSMKTGAMLAASVSLGGIVAGASSSVRQSLDTYAQAIGLAFQVVDDILDVTADSASLGKTPGKDAADNKPTYVSLLGLDAARDFARELGAAAHQALEPLGEGGARLAQLADFIVLRDR, encoded by the coding sequence ATGAAGCAGAATCACCTCGCCTTCGCGGACTGGCTGCAGGATTGCGCCACGCATGTCGAGCAAGTGCTCGACGAACTGTTGCCCGCGGCCGACACCGCGCCCGCGCGCCTGCACGAGGCCATGCGCTACGCGGTCCTGGGCGGCGGCAAGCGCGTGCGCGCCGCCCTGGTGTATGCCGCCGGCCAGGCGTGTCCGATCAGCGGCAGCACGCTGGCGGTCGATGCCTCTTTGGACCGCGCCGCTGCCGCGGTCGAACTGATACACGCGTATTCGCTGGTGCATGACGACCTGCCTTGCATGGACGACGATACGCTGCGCCGCGGCCGTCCCACCGCCCATGTACGGTTCGACGAGGCGACCGCCATGCTGGCGGGCGACGCCATGCAGCCTCTGGCCTTCGAACTGCTGGCAGAGATGCCCATCGCGCCGGCGCTGGCGCTGCAGGCCAGCCGCGTGCTGGCCCGCGCGGCGGGCAGCCTGGGCATGGCGGGCGGGCAGGCCATCGACCTGGACAGCGTGGGGCGCTCGCTGACGCGCGACGAACTGCAGACCATGCACAGCATGAAGACGGGCGCCATGCTGGCGGCCAGCGTCTCGCTGGGCGGCATCGTGGCCGGCGCCAGCTCCAGCGTGCGCCAATCGCTCGACACCTATGCGCAGGCCATCGGCCTGGCGTTCCAGGTGGTCGACGACATCCTCGACGTCACGGCCGACAGCGCCAGCCTGGGCAAGACCCCCGGCAAGGACGCCGCCGACAACAAGCCCACCTATGTTTCCCTGCTCGGCCTGGATGCCGCGCGCGACTTCGCCCGCGAACTGGGCGCCGCCGCGCACCAGGCGCTCGAGCCGCTGGGCGAGGGCGGGGCGCGGCTGGCCCAACTGGCCGACTTCATCGTACTCAGAGACCGTTGA
- a CDS encoding exodeoxyribonuclease VII small subunit: protein MASTKQADPQNPDDRPLPQDFETALAELEALVAAMEDGALPLEQSLAAYRRGVELSRVCQERLAQAEQQVKVLEGDLLRPLDPAALDDE from the coding sequence TTGGCCTCGACGAAGCAAGCCGATCCGCAGAACCCCGACGACCGGCCCCTGCCGCAGGACTTCGAAACGGCACTGGCCGAGCTGGAAGCCCTGGTGGCCGCCATGGAAGACGGCGCCCTGCCGCTCGAGCAATCGCTGGCGGCGTACCGCCGCGGCGTCGAACTCTCGCGCGTCTGCCAAGAACGCCTGGCGCAGGCCGAGCAGCAGGTCAAGGTTCTCGAAGGCGACCTGCTGCGGCCGCTCGATCCGGCCGCGCTCGACGACGAATGA